GGGTGCCTCAACCTGCACTTCTTGAAGGACTGAATTTGTTTTATGATCACAGATCAGTAAACATCCTTCATTcttcaaacaaataaaaactttGTCATCTACACACACTATTTCACTGATATCTCCATTCCTCTTAGTAGCACTGGACAATGTGACTGGCACGTGTGTCTCTTCTGAACTTAAGTCCAAGAGGGTGAGATTAGAGAGTGAGTCCCCAGCATACACATGGTCCCCAGACACTGCCAACACTGTCTTTCCATCCACATCCTTCTTTAGAGTGCTCAATAAACTTATCACATCTGAAAGAGAAAGTGACTGAGTAAATTGAAATGGTATTCACTTAGTACACTATCTAAATTAAGGGAATAGCCTCGGCAGAAGtgtctccacctcttcctatcCAAAACACTTCCTTATCTGTTCAACTATCTACTAACTAGCACTCCCACTCATGTGCATTACTTCTCACTCGTGTACAGTAAACCTTCACCCTGTCTATGTGTCTTGGAAAGGGCATCCCTCTTTTGgagatatagataaaaaaaatctgttccTGTAAACTATCAAGCAAATGTGAAATTTATCATTGtgtcatcatatatatatatatatatatatatatatatatatatatatatatatatatatatatatatatatatatatataaacaacaaacaaaacccaAACTTGCCACAATTACCTGAGGCATTATTAGGATCAGGGACAGAGTATAAGTAGATGCCTCTctcctctgccaccaccacacggCTCCCAACTCTGACAAGCTGAGGAAAAAATCCATCAACACCTCTGTAACTATACAGTAAGCCTACTAGATGCTACAATATGTCTATGGGACTCTgtaagcctaaaaaaaaaaaatgtttgagggAAAATATCATGGCCAActgatacataaaaaatacactAAAGTACTCATATTATACTGCCATCTTATGTGAATGTCATATTTATTAACAGATTAGTTATATCTGTTCCTCCACTCACCTTCTTTACTGAGCCAGCAGTGTAAGCTGCAGCCACTTGGTTAAAGTCTCTGCTCTTGACAAGGCCTGCATTCCTACCAGCCAAAAGCTTGTCTGGAAcacccagcagcagcagttcatGCAGTGAACCTGCAGAGTTAGGTACTTGAATACATATAGCTACCAAGTCCTCAGAAAGTTGCATTACTGACTTCTTGAAATGGTGAGAGTAGTCCTAAAGTGGCTACAATAGCAAGTTCTTGGAAAGGTTAGAGTAACAAGGATAGTGAGTTCTCAAAGGCTGTATTTACTTAAttcttaaaaagacaaaaatatttaGGGTACTGAGTCCTCAACATGGTGAGTTATGTGTCAGtgccacaccaacactgcaTCAGATGTCTTAACTACTCCACTGGGAAGGTGAGGTGCATGATgtgagttttcattttttttttctgcgattgttgtgtattattgtttttagtaAATATTATATTGGTGCAAGTTATGTGTTTGACTGTTAAGTATATTTACATTTCTACTGGTACTCtgaatctactactactactactactactaccactactacagtaaaatccctctcatccggcattcgagtatccggcagcttcaagtatccgccacatttttccccgagccttaaaatcaataaaaaatcaatgtgtactcataaaatcaattaaaattcccgcgcaaggcatactttgtcccctcgccaccagagcgcactgcttcgcgccacccgcggcccactgcactgtgtttactcagtgactcagtcccgcgtgtgcactgtttatcgcctgacgccttcatcatgcctaaagttgtagaaaagaggaagcgtgctGTGGCAGCGCGGGTCGCGATgcgcggcacggcgatcagctgatctttgttatggtaagatgtgtgagtgtagggtggtgattgtggacataatttcacttctattcaagtatccggcaacttctggtatccagcatgtcggcggtcccgttgatgccggataagagggattttactgtactactgttactaccactactatgtgaagatctgccaccctgAGTGTAGCTGGGGTAGCATATCTTCTTGTGATCTGCAGTTTTTAGCAAATCAATATGCAGTGTCCTTAATGAAAACTAAAGGAGAAAAATCTTACCCCTAGATACACCCAGAAGAATCTTGGTGCTATCATAAAATGTTGAGCAGGAAATATCTCCATGCACATCATACATCAGCAAGTCATCGTATCTGCAAGAAGATAAGTAACGTGAATGTCaaaactatctatctacataccaGACCAGCAATCCAATATGGGATGGCCCAGAGAaagcaccagacacacacaaacacacacacatcattctcaCTCTACTAGTTTACCCTGATCTAGTATAATCTAGTACAGTACACATTGTATCTTCAGCAATAGTGATAGTCTTTGGCATTCACAGAGGTTCAAAAGTTGTACTATGAAAAAGGTGTTTAGTTATGCATATTACAACTTGGCCAAAAGTGCTTTGTGCTCCTCCCAGCTGTTTCCAATAAAGTGTTGGTATACTGGAATGGTTTGTATGCAGTAAGGAATAAGTATCTTAACTATCTATGTTGTTAATTACGTTAGACAAGGTTAAAATTCTCACTGAGGGAGCATCACCATAAAGAATTATGTTAGGCAATCTTAACAATGCCAGAATGGGACCTTGGAGGATAAATCCTAAACCTGTAATAGGTTTACATTGATAATACCACAAGGAAAGTGTCAGGAAAATTAGGCCATGCTTATAGTCTATAGGCaaagagaaaaagtaataaTGGGCATATTGtcataaactataaatttatcaGACAATGTAAGGGactcgtgtgtatgtgtgtgtatatatatatatatatatatatatatatatatatatatatatatatatatatatatatatatatatatatatatatatatatatatatatatatatataggtaggtatatttcatacagggactgccacgtgtaagcctggtcgcttcttgctgcttcccttatttcttatgttcttatataatTAGTCAACCAGATGATGGAACACTTCCTACTTCATTTGCTCTTCACCTGCTAATGGAACTGTAGAACCACTCATCATCTgattcctcctccatcccaaaACTGTCTTCCATCATGGTCTTGTTGATGGGGCTGTGAGCTGTGCTGTTGCAGCTTCTATGCCCTGAGGGTGGCTGAGGCAGAGGGTTCTACCAGACTATGGTGAACTGATGAGATCCTCTAGTGGGAAGTGCTGGCATGCTTGAGGACGTCAAAGGTAAGGTCAGTACAGCCACACAGGATGTCTGTCATGGAAGTGGAATGAGAACAGTGAGCCTGTCTTTCTTGGTGAGTGATGCAGTGCGGTAAGAATAACACAAAAGACTACCCACACTTAGGTGCATTCTAACACACCTTTATGGACATACTGAAATATTggtaacacaaaaaataaacaggaatgGTAAAAAGATATCAAGTTCCTGCACACTCTGCGCATGTGTAAGCAGTCTTGCCTTGTAACTGGCCgccaccttctcatcagctaacctaatctaactaactTGTACCAAATTACTAGATAGGGTCTCCTATTTATTATAACATTATTTTGGctaggttagttaagttaggttagctgatgagaaggtggcagccaatcacaaggcaaaacTTCTCACGCCAATCACGAGGCGAGACTGCTCATACATCAGAGTGTGCAGGGACCCTCCTGCATGCAGGCTCTCCCATCATAAGGCTTACGAATCGCCCATAAGCCTACATGGTCGAACAACAATAAGTCCATGTGTGCCAACCAAGGGAATGTCGTTTACCGGCCCCTGATATCCTTGGGGATTAAATTACACAGTCGGGCCCCGTTATAAGTAATGCTACTATGCTActaccaggaggaggcagtagacacctgctgaaacgataattactcccagtgaggtctaaagcactgttcagggggtgctgtgaacttatcattaaacccagctgtgacctcactaaacgtttccctttgtctcacaacacaagggggcagtcacagcctgccctctaaagacaactctcttcctccacacaaaactacaagcacctaataacacacacacccttcacttaaaaattttaaaatcatcatggggactcctacaccagcctcggagtccccatctggggaggggaccataaatgtccccaggtcggactgcctttctgtcaacgaccctaagtgtcttgacacccccctcaactttttcttcattaacttctgcaacatttgcggtctaagatctaattttcaatctgtagaacaccacctctcctcttctaaacctcatcttcttttcctcactgaaactcaggtgtctgaggcaactgacagtagccccttttctgttccctcctactttctctattttcatgctaactgctcttctgatcttgctaactgcatgcctcccctccttccgcggcctcgctgcacaagactttcttctttctctcacccctattctgtccacctctctaacgcaagagttaaccagtattctcaatcattcatccctttctctggtaaactctggaactccctgcctgcttctgtatttccaccttcctatgacttgaattccttcaagagggaggtttcaagacacttattcatcaattttttaccactgctttgacccttttatgggactggcatttcagtgggcatatttttttattggatttttgttgcccttggccagtgtccttcctacataaaaaaaaaaaatgttgtttgcAGTTGCCGAGTTACTGTTCTCGTCCTCCGTATATAGCACAGCCTTCCTCGCCTTGGGTGATGGCAGAAAGATTTATGTTGGGAACTAAACTCTCCTGGATTTTCCAGACGTAGATAATGATGTAACGCTTATGTCTCCCCTTCAGTGAATAAAGCCTAAGCTCGGACAGCCTCTCCCAGTAATTTAACAAAGCACTCTCTCCAGAGATGCTCTTTAATAAAGCTTCAATAAATGACAAGACTCACCTAGAGACCAATTAGGCTTTCTTGTCCTCTTAGGGTGACCACAGCAGGGCCAGCTGTGTCTatcttgttaatgttgttgctgttattgtggTGATACAAATGTGGCGCTCGAGTGGTGACTGCTTGTTATTGTTTACGTTTGAGGCTACCCTTTGACGGCATATCTTGTTTTAGActctaattttctttatttaaaagAGATACAGCGTAATTATCacataatttatatttttatctttctaaaCCCTTTCTTTATTAATTGATGTATATTTCGTATATAAACAAATGTAAATAACTATAAGCAAAAGAAACAACTCTATGTAATAtcagtagataaaaaaaatggctcCAGAAATAGAAAATAGCTTTAGATGCATTAATGAATTAATATAAGAGCCGAACACAATCTGAGCCGAAATCAACATCCAGAATAAATAATGTGACAGTGACTCACAGGACCGTGGTCGAGGGTGACGTGTTGattgtgtcttgttttcttACCACGTTCCCTTCCTCACATCAGGTAATATATCGTCCCACCAGGTAATAATACATTGCCAAGGTTTCCTAAGAGCAGATGGAGTGTTTAGCGGTGCCCGAAAGCtgatggaaaggaaatgaaaggtgtTACTAAGGGACTTTCCCTGCCTATTTCAAActtccttgttttgttcttccttgttttaGTTCATTATTTCTCAACAGTATCAACTTTCTTATCATATCCGGTCATAATTTTCCTCAAATCTTATTCTGCCCCTTGGTTTCTTTTACcagacttgttttttttttttaatcagaatAGTTCTGCTTATTTAACTCAACATTATTTTgattcatcttatttttcttcagcCCGATACTTGTCATTATATTCCCCACAGCCTTGTactcttcattatttctcacAAGCTAGCCAATTTTTTCACCTCATTTACCTCTCTACATCAGTTTCATAATTTCCGCCTAATTTTGCATTATATTATGTGACCCCTAAGTAATCTTTATAACTTTACTTGCCCTGTGTTGCCCCAAAGAGGATATTATGGGGAGCATGGGAGCGGAGCAGTCACTGAATAAGAGAATGAACCTTTAATGGTCATTGTCAGTCGTGAGGTGAGCTTCCTAGTGATGTGGATGAACTTAGAAGAATGTTTGGTTTGGCCACAAGTAGTTGTCGCGTAAGGTTATGGTTTGTATTCTTCAATATGAGCAAATATGCTTaaataattttggataatccttcaCACTACACTCCTTGGGGACTGACACCTTCAGTGGGCCattttttcaaccttttttgttgcccctggccagtggCCCAATATAAaaatgactaaataaataaataatgttttggTATTCTATCTCAACTATCTCAACTACTTATGGAGTTCTCAAGTGCATAACCTGTTGGAGGGGTGTGGAGGTCTTGCTTCCCAACCCAAGTTATGATGTGAGGTGAGGCTGATAGGACATTTCAAAAGTATGGACCTTGTCTCAGGGCAGTGAATTCTGATTATTTGTAGTGCCTGTGGATgaaattaggattttttttttttctgttgtgatCAGAAAAAGATGGAATCAAATAATGTGCATTTCATCTCCTTTATTCAGTATTTAGACATATTACCATGGTTGTTCAGTACAAAATCAAGTTTCTGTGGCATAAATTGAGCAAGACTATAAACATATTATATTCTTTATCAAGTTCCATGGATGTGATAGCTTCTTTCAGCATGGGAACAGAGCGTGTATTGATGATCTGCTGGTGCCTCTTCATGTACGcccatacattttcaatagGATTGAGGTCTGGTGAGTTGCCAGGCCAATGCAAGACTTGAATGCCATTTTCAGCAAAGAAATCCAtggtctggccctgtggcaagggTTCCATCCTGCATGAAGACTCATCTTAAGATCTAGATGAAGTGGCAGCAGGTTTTCCCTTTACACTTAAATGTAATCGTCACTCTTCATGGTTGTACTTTTAGGGAGAAAATACAGTCCTCCATGACCACCATAACCACTAAAACATCCCCATACCATGACATAGACTGGATGCTTTACAGGCTCCACCATGAACTTTGGATCATACCTGTTGGAGTCTTTTGATTGCCATGCTGTCTGCCCAACTGACCTGATGACACGGAAACAGCTTTCATTGGAGAATACCACAGGTTTCCAATTCTTAGTAGTCCagtctttatattttcttgcaaA
The window above is part of the Scylla paramamosain isolate STU-SP2022 chromosome 43, ASM3559412v1, whole genome shotgun sequence genome. Proteins encoded here:
- the LOC135093643 gene encoding uncharacterized protein LOC135093643 gives rise to the protein MMEDSFGMEEESDDEWFYSSISRYDDLLMYDVHGDISCSTFYDSTKILLGVSRGSLHELLLLGVPDKLLAGRNAGLVKSRDFNQVAAAYTAGSVKKLVRVGSRVVVAEERGIYLYSVPDPNNASDVISLLSTLKKDVDGKTVLAVSGDHVYAGDSLSNLTLLDLSSEETHVPVTLSSATKRNGDISEIVCVDDKVFICLKNEGCLLICDHKTNSVLQEVQVEAPSGMWTMDASKDGNFVALASSCGRVSVRDTRYIHQEMYSHNLEDVLDRTRKVTVHFSPSDPLLSVSGLNNIVEILNYKCGEGESKIFSHDGHRGKNVHTVVTHMWHPVQKNLLFSADDTGKINAWRFKQSVNL